The following are from one region of the Advenella mimigardefordensis DPN7 genome:
- the lpdA gene encoding dihydrolipoyl dehydrogenase, with protein MMSQVEIKVPDIGDFDAVEVIEVLVAQGDTVKEEQSLITVESDKASMEIPSSAAGKVVSLSVKVGDKVSEGTVILMLEAAAAGAQAAASDKAAAQPAAKSEAAAQKPAASSAAAEQASAAADQRPAQAAADSSEVRYSPPASAPADGCDVLVLGAGPGGYSAAFRAADLGLSVVLVERYATLGGVCLNVGCIPSKALLHSVAVLEEAKHLSENGITFGEPAIDLDKLRASKDKVVSTLTGGLTGMAKARKVKVIQGLGQFADEYHLTVQKDDGSSETVAFKHAIIAAGSQSVKLPFLPEDERIIDSTGALKLKSIPKKMLIIGGGIIGLEMGTVYSALGARLDVVEMLDGLMQGADRDLVKVWQKKNEGRFDQIMVKTKTVSAEAKPDGIWVKFEGEAAPAEPQRYDLVLQAVGRSPNGAKIGADKAGVQVTERGFINVDEQMRTNVPHIFAIGDIVGQPMLAHKAVHEAHVAAEVIAGHKSYFDVRVIPSVAYTDPEVAWAGLTEEEAKKQGIKFEKGVFPWAASGRAIANGRSEGFTKLLFDAETHRIIGGSIVGTHAGDLISEVALAVEMGADSVDIGKTIHPHPTLGESVGMAAEVAHGTCTDLPPVKRK; from the coding sequence TTGATGAGTCAAGTAGAAATCAAGGTGCCCGATATTGGTGACTTCGATGCAGTCGAAGTTATCGAAGTATTGGTTGCACAAGGCGATACGGTTAAGGAAGAACAGAGCCTGATTACCGTTGAGTCGGACAAGGCTTCAATGGAGATCCCTTCTTCGGCTGCCGGTAAAGTGGTGTCCCTTTCTGTCAAAGTAGGTGACAAGGTGTCAGAAGGCACGGTCATTCTGATGCTTGAAGCGGCCGCTGCCGGAGCGCAAGCGGCTGCCAGCGATAAAGCAGCGGCCCAGCCTGCTGCTAAAAGCGAGGCGGCGGCTCAGAAACCCGCAGCCAGCAGTGCTGCTGCGGAGCAAGCCAGTGCTGCCGCAGACCAGCGGCCGGCGCAAGCGGCTGCCGACAGCAGCGAGGTTCGGTATTCGCCTCCGGCTTCGGCACCCGCAGACGGCTGCGACGTACTGGTGCTGGGCGCCGGCCCTGGCGGTTATTCTGCAGCTTTCCGTGCTGCTGATCTGGGTTTAAGTGTGGTGCTGGTTGAACGCTATGCCACACTGGGCGGGGTCTGCCTGAATGTGGGATGTATTCCTTCCAAAGCGCTGCTGCACAGTGTTGCCGTATTGGAAGAAGCCAAACATCTGTCGGAAAATGGCATTACTTTTGGTGAGCCAGCCATTGATCTGGACAAGTTGCGTGCAAGCAAAGACAAGGTGGTTTCCACGCTGACCGGCGGCCTGACCGGTATGGCCAAGGCCCGCAAGGTTAAGGTGATTCAGGGTCTGGGGCAGTTTGCCGACGAATACCATCTGACTGTACAGAAAGATGACGGCTCAAGCGAAACGGTTGCGTTCAAGCATGCCATTATTGCTGCGGGCAGTCAGTCTGTGAAACTGCCATTCCTGCCTGAAGACGAGCGCATTATTGATTCCACCGGTGCTTTGAAACTGAAAAGCATCCCGAAAAAAATGCTGATCATCGGTGGCGGCATTATCGGCCTGGAAATGGGCACCGTCTATTCGGCTCTGGGCGCACGCCTGGACGTCGTGGAGATGCTCGATGGCCTGATGCAGGGCGCAGATCGCGATCTGGTCAAGGTATGGCAAAAGAAAAACGAAGGCCGGTTTGATCAAATCATGGTCAAAACCAAAACGGTGTCGGCCGAGGCCAAGCCTGACGGTATCTGGGTCAAATTCGAAGGCGAAGCCGCTCCGGCCGAACCGCAGCGATACGATCTGGTGTTGCAGGCGGTAGGGCGTTCTCCCAACGGTGCAAAGATCGGTGCCGACAAGGCCGGTGTTCAGGTAACCGAACGTGGCTTCATTAATGTCGATGAACAGATGCGCACCAATGTGCCGCATATTTTCGCCATCGGCGATATTGTTGGGCAACCCATGCTGGCGCACAAAGCCGTTCATGAAGCGCATGTGGCCGCTGAAGTGATCGCCGGGCACAAGAGTTATTTTGATGTACGCGTGATTCCTTCTGTTGCCTATACCGATCCGGAAGTGGCCTGGGCAGGGCTGACCGAAGAAGAAGCCAAAAAGCAGGGCATCAAGTTCGAAAAAGGCGTGTTCCCATGGGCCGCCTCAGGACGTGCCATTGCCAACGGTCGCTCGGAAGGCTTCACCAAGCTGCTGTTTGATGCCGAAACGCATCGCATTATTGGTGGTAGCATTGTAGGTACCCATGCCGGTGACCTGATCTCTGAAGTGGCGCTGGCCGTGGAAATGGGCGCCGATTCGGTTGATATCGGCAAGACTATTCATCCGCATCCAACGCTTGGCGAATCAGTGGGGATGGCGGCTGAAGTGGCCCATGGTACCTGCACCGATCTGCCTCCGGTCAAACGCAAGTAG
- the aceE gene encoding pyruvate dehydrogenase (acetyl-transferring), homodimeric type: protein MSTSDNPQTGKSTDVDSVETQEWLDSLEAVLDREGPERAHFLLERLTDLARRSGSNIPYSPNTAYVNTIPPGLEPRHPGNMAMEERIRSYVRWNAMAMVVKANKHNPADGGDLGGHIASFASLATMIGCGQNHFWHAATEDHGGDLVYFQGHSSPGVYGRAYLEGRLTDEQLDNFRQEVGGKGLPSYPHPKLMPEFWQFPTVSMGLGPLMAIYQARFLKYLHARGIADTSKRKVWVFCGDGEMDEPESLGAISLAAREKLDNLIFVINCNLQRLDGPVRGNGKIIQELEGEFRGSGWNVIKLIWGGYWDPLLARDKEGILRKVMQETVDGEYQACKANDGAYVREHFFGKDPRLLEMVSRMSDEEIWRLNRGGHDPYKVYAAFDAAQNAVGQPTVILAKTIKGYGLGAIAQGQNPAHQQKKLDIDSLRGFRDRFNIPVTDEQLENLPYYKPSEDSPEMKYLREQREKLGGYYPSRRPQAEEKLKVPALDVFKAVLEPTAEGREISTTQAFVRFLNQLLRDKQLGERVVPILADESRTFGMEGLFRQIGIYAPEGQKYTPVDKNQVMYYKESADGQLLQEGINEAGAFASWIAAATSYSTNNRIMIPFFIYYSMFGFQRVGDLAWAAGDMQARGFLLGGTAGRTTLNGEGLQHEDGHSHILASTIPNCVSYDPTFAHEVAVIMQHGLKRMVENQENVYYYLTLMNENYGQPGLKEGDAEGIIKGMYKLQSTSGGKHHVQLMGSGTILREVMKAQELLKQDWDISSDVWSVTSFTELRREGLDVDRHNLLNPADKPRIPYITQQLETTDGPIIASTDYMKLFADQVRDFMPKGRTYRVLGTDGFGRSDFRYKLREHFEVDRHFVVLAALKALADDGTIDKSKVSEAIQKYGIDTNKANPHHA from the coding sequence ATGTCTACATCAGATAACCCTCAGACAGGCAAATCCACGGATGTGGATAGCGTAGAGACCCAGGAATGGCTGGATTCGCTGGAAGCAGTGCTGGACAGGGAGGGGCCGGAACGCGCGCACTTTCTGCTTGAACGGCTGACCGATCTGGCTCGCAGGTCCGGCTCCAACATCCCGTATTCCCCCAATACCGCCTACGTCAATACCATACCGCCCGGCCTGGAGCCGCGCCATCCTGGCAACATGGCCATGGAAGAGCGCATCCGCTCGTATGTGCGCTGGAATGCCATGGCTATGGTGGTCAAGGCCAACAAACACAATCCCGCAGACGGTGGCGATCTGGGTGGCCACATTGCTTCCTTTGCCTCACTGGCAACCATGATCGGTTGCGGTCAGAACCATTTCTGGCATGCGGCCACTGAAGATCATGGCGGCGATCTGGTGTATTTTCAGGGCCACTCTTCCCCCGGTGTGTACGGACGTGCCTATCTTGAAGGACGCCTGACCGACGAGCAACTGGATAACTTCCGTCAGGAAGTCGGTGGCAAAGGTCTGCCTTCCTATCCGCATCCCAAACTGATGCCTGAGTTCTGGCAGTTCCCAACAGTTTCTATGGGCTTAGGTCCGTTGATGGCTATTTACCAGGCCCGTTTCCTGAAATACCTGCACGCCCGCGGCATTGCCGACACCAGCAAGCGTAAAGTCTGGGTCTTCTGCGGCGATGGCGAAATGGACGAACCTGAATCGCTGGGTGCCATCAGCCTGGCTGCACGTGAAAAACTCGATAACCTGATTTTTGTGATTAACTGCAATCTGCAGCGTCTGGACGGTCCGGTACGCGGCAACGGCAAAATCATCCAGGAGCTGGAAGGCGAATTCCGTGGCAGCGGCTGGAATGTGATCAAGCTGATCTGGGGCGGTTACTGGGATCCCCTGCTGGCGCGCGACAAAGAAGGTATTCTGCGTAAAGTCATGCAGGAAACGGTTGACGGCGAATACCAGGCCTGCAAGGCCAACGACGGTGCCTATGTTCGTGAACACTTCTTCGGCAAGGATCCGCGTCTGCTGGAAATGGTCAGCCGTATGAGTGACGAGGAAATCTGGCGCCTGAACCGTGGCGGCCATGATCCCTACAAAGTGTATGCTGCGTTTGATGCCGCCCAGAATGCGGTCGGCCAGCCTACCGTGATTTTGGCCAAAACCATCAAGGGTTACGGTTTGGGCGCGATTGCTCAGGGCCAGAATCCGGCGCACCAGCAGAAAAAACTGGACATCGATTCGCTCAGGGGCTTCCGCGACCGTTTCAATATTCCGGTCACCGACGAGCAGCTCGAGAATCTGCCCTATTACAAGCCATCTGAAGATTCGCCTGAAATGAAGTATCTGCGCGAGCAGCGCGAGAAACTGGGCGGCTACTATCCAAGCCGTCGTCCGCAGGCTGAAGAAAAACTCAAAGTGCCGGCGCTGGACGTGTTCAAGGCCGTACTTGAGCCAACAGCAGAAGGCCGCGAAATTTCCACTACACAAGCGTTTGTACGCTTCCTGAATCAATTGCTGCGCGACAAACAGCTGGGCGAACGGGTTGTGCCGATTCTGGCCGACGAATCGCGCACTTTTGGTATGGAAGGCCTGTTCCGCCAGATCGGCATTTATGCACCGGAAGGGCAGAAGTACACGCCTGTGGATAAAAACCAGGTGATGTACTACAAGGAATCGGCTGACGGTCAGTTGCTGCAGGAAGGCATTAACGAAGCGGGTGCGTTTGCGTCATGGATTGCGGCGGCAACGTCCTATTCGACCAACAATCGCATCATGATTCCGTTCTTCATTTACTACTCCATGTTCGGCTTCCAGCGGGTTGGCGATCTGGCATGGGCTGCCGGCGATATGCAGGCACGGGGCTTCCTGCTGGGCGGTACGGCGGGTCGCACGACGCTGAACGGCGAGGGGTTGCAGCACGAAGACGGACATAGTCATATTCTGGCTTCTACTATCCCGAACTGCGTCAGCTATGATCCGACGTTCGCACACGAAGTGGCTGTGATCATGCAGCACGGGCTGAAGCGCATGGTTGAGAATCAGGAAAACGTGTATTACTACCTCACGCTGATGAATGAAAACTACGGTCAGCCCGGACTCAAAGAGGGCGACGCAGAAGGTATCATCAAAGGCATGTACAAGCTGCAGTCTACGAGCGGTGGCAAGCACCATGTCCAGCTGATGGGTTCGGGCACGATTTTGCGCGAAGTCATGAAGGCGCAGGAATTGCTCAAACAGGATTGGGATATTTCGTCAGACGTATGGAGCGTGACCAGCTTTACCGAGCTGCGCCGTGAAGGTCTGGATGTGGATCGTCACAATCTGCTGAACCCTGCTGACAAGCCCCGGATTCCTTACATTACCCAGCAACTGGAAACCACAGACGGCCCGATCATCGCGTCGACCGACTATATGAAGCTGTTTGCTGACCAGGTACGGGACTTTATGCCTAAAGGACGCACCTACCGGGTACTGGGCACTGATGGATTTGGCCGTTCGGATTTCCGTTACAAACTGCGTGAGCACTTTGAAGTGGATCGTCATTTCGTTGTTCTGGCCGCCCTCAAGGCATTGGCCGATGACGGTACGATCGACAAATCGAAAGTGAGCGAAGCCATTCAGAAATATGGCATTGACACCAACAAAGCCAATCCTCACCACGCATAA
- the aceF gene encoding dihydrolipoyllysine-residue acetyltransferase has translation MSNVIEIKVPDIGDFSEVEVIELLVAPGDTIKEEQSLITVESDKASMEIPSSAAGVVKAVNVKVGDKVAEGAVILTLEAGQAAAADSKPAASSAADEKANPAQEPAQAASAPAEPAAQSAAGGTVEVTVPDIGDFSEVEVIEVLVAAGDKVKQEQSLITVESDKASMEIPSSDEGEVEAVLVKVGDKVAKGTAIVKLKSSAGSAQAPAAAEPAGKPADSTANKAQSEPAAATAAAPQAGSAAQQRVSPTAAFGSAVSARSLPHASPSVRKFARELGVDLTQITGSGEKQRITQDDVRKFVKAALAVGTSASSTTTRSQVGGGGLSVLDWPNIDFSKFGPIESKPLSRIKKISGANLHRNWVMIPHVTNNEQADITDLEAFRVSMNKEYEKAGVKFTMLAFLIKAVVSALQKFPEFNASLSGDNLVLKQYFHIGFAADTPNGLVVPVIRDADKKAVSQIAKEMSELAKLAREGKLSPNQMQGGCFSISSLGGIGGTSFTPIINAPEVAILGVSKSSMQPVWNGKEFAPRLMLPLSLSYDHRVIDGAAAARFNAYLASVLADFRRVLI, from the coding sequence ATGAGCAATGTAATCGAAATCAAGGTTCCGGACATTGGCGATTTCAGTGAGGTGGAAGTCATTGAGTTGCTGGTCGCGCCGGGCGATACCATCAAGGAAGAGCAAAGTCTGATCACCGTAGAGTCAGATAAGGCGTCCATGGAGATTCCTTCTTCGGCAGCGGGCGTCGTCAAAGCGGTTAACGTCAAGGTTGGCGACAAAGTGGCAGAGGGCGCAGTCATCCTGACGCTTGAAGCCGGACAGGCAGCAGCTGCGGACAGCAAACCTGCCGCCAGCAGCGCGGCCGACGAGAAGGCGAACCCGGCGCAGGAACCCGCACAGGCTGCCAGCGCTCCCGCAGAACCGGCAGCGCAGAGCGCCGCCGGCGGCACAGTGGAAGTGACCGTGCCGGATATCGGCGACTTCAGCGAAGTGGAAGTCATTGAAGTCCTGGTTGCGGCGGGTGATAAAGTCAAGCAGGAACAGAGCCTGATCACCGTGGAGTCCGATAAGGCATCCATGGAAATCCCTTCGTCCGACGAGGGTGAAGTGGAGGCCGTGCTGGTAAAAGTGGGCGACAAAGTGGCCAAAGGGACGGCCATTGTCAAGCTCAAATCCAGCGCAGGTTCGGCTCAAGCGCCTGCCGCCGCCGAGCCAGCCGGCAAGCCCGCGGATAGCACTGCCAACAAGGCCCAGAGTGAACCTGCAGCAGCCACGGCGGCCGCACCTCAGGCCGGTAGCGCCGCACAGCAACGGGTGTCTCCTACCGCTGCTTTTGGCTCCGCCGTTTCTGCACGCAGTTTGCCGCATGCCTCGCCCTCAGTTCGGAAATTCGCTCGTGAACTGGGTGTCGATCTGACTCAGATTACCGGCTCTGGTGAAAAACAGCGCATCACGCAAGACGATGTTCGCAAATTCGTTAAGGCAGCGCTTGCCGTGGGTACCAGCGCATCTTCTACCACCACCCGTTCTCAGGTGGGCGGTGGCGGCTTAAGTGTTCTGGACTGGCCGAATATCGACTTCTCCAAATTCGGGCCGATTGAAAGCAAACCGCTGTCGCGCATTAAGAAAATTTCCGGCGCTAACCTGCATCGCAACTGGGTCATGATTCCACATGTGACCAATAACGAGCAGGCCGATATCACGGATCTGGAAGCCTTCCGCGTTTCCATGAACAAGGAATATGAAAAAGCCGGCGTCAAGTTCACGATGCTGGCGTTCCTGATCAAGGCGGTTGTGTCTGCGCTGCAGAAATTCCCTGAGTTTAACGCCTCGCTCAGCGGCGATAATCTGGTGCTCAAGCAGTACTTTCATATCGGGTTCGCAGCCGATACGCCAAATGGCCTGGTCGTGCCGGTGATTCGCGATGCGGACAAAAAAGCGGTCAGTCAGATCGCTAAGGAAATGTCAGAGCTGGCTAAACTGGCGCGCGAAGGCAAGTTGTCACCGAACCAGATGCAGGGCGGGTGTTTCTCTATCAGTTCACTCGGCGGTATTGGCGGTACAAGCTTTACCCCCATCATCAATGCGCCTGAAGTGGCCATTCTGGGCGTCTCCAAATCATCCATGCAACCGGTATGGAATGGCAAGGAGTTCGCGCCGCGCCTGATGTTGCCGCTGTCGCTTTCCTATGATCATCGGGTCATCGACGGTGCCGCTGCCGCGCGTTTTAATGCATATCTGGCATCTGTTCTGGCGGACTTCCGCCGTGTCCTGATCTGA
- a CDS encoding SPOR domain-containing protein, which translates to MGLFNSQDDNRPGQRRTQSEQNQANDLRVKARNRLIGAIILVLAAVIIVPMVLDTGGSDNTPTPAQKPPLVSGGGSDSNSLSVTTTPGVESNGPSSTSQQATVDGSAPQTPPVSGSVASGTAEPPQTPETTPATQDPGLTGLTEAIDPNRSIASGTANQPVTPEDQAARQKQEAEAAAKAQADAKRAAERKKAAASKPAEPPKKPGVIRDDNRTDDGSRALAILEGREPAPAEKSKPKVTSGDYSLQIASYGSSDDAQSRRSKLAADGVSNAYVQNSVVNGKQIYRLRVGPFKSREAAQAAQTRLRSLGYDNGFISSN; encoded by the coding sequence ATGGGTTTATTCAATTCACAAGATGATAATCGGCCGGGACAACGCCGTACCCAGTCTGAACAGAACCAGGCCAATGATCTGCGGGTCAAAGCCAGAAACCGCCTGATCGGTGCGATTATTCTTGTGCTGGCCGCTGTCATTATTGTGCCTATGGTTCTGGATACCGGCGGCTCAGACAATACGCCAACACCCGCCCAGAAGCCGCCTCTTGTTTCGGGTGGGGGAAGCGACAGCAATTCCCTGTCGGTAACAACAACCCCAGGCGTAGAATCCAATGGTCCGAGTTCCACCTCGCAGCAGGCTACAGTTGATGGCAGCGCGCCACAAACGCCGCCAGTCAGTGGATCCGTCGCCTCCGGGACGGCAGAGCCGCCACAAACGCCGGAAACAACACCAGCCACCCAGGATCCGGGTTTGACGGGCTTAACGGAAGCCATTGACCCGAACCGTTCCATCGCATCAGGCACCGCTAACCAGCCGGTAACGCCAGAAGATCAGGCTGCAAGGCAAAAACAGGAAGCCGAGGCTGCCGCCAAGGCTCAGGCAGATGCCAAAAGGGCAGCCGAGCGCAAAAAAGCGGCTGCCAGCAAGCCCGCCGAGCCACCTAAAAAACCGGGCGTCATCAGGGATGACAATCGTACCGATGACGGTTCACGCGCGCTGGCTATTCTGGAAGGTCGCGAACCTGCACCTGCAGAGAAAAGCAAACCCAAGGTCACATCGGGCGATTATTCCCTGCAGATCGCTTCCTACGGTTCTTCGGACGATGCCCAAAGCCGTCGCAGCAAGCTGGCAGCAGATGGCGTATCCAATGCGTATGTGCAAAATTCAGTTGTAAATGGCAAGCAGATTTACCGTTTGCGTGTTGGCCCGTTCAAATCTCGTGAGGCGGCGCAGGCAGCGCAAACCCGTCTTCGTTCACTGGGTTATGACAACGGTTTCATTTCATCGAATTGA
- a CDS encoding PAS domain-containing sensor histidine kinase, with protein MPELPSKSLLTSSFYDSAKFKKRGLYWITPVFVLVLYLLVMAGFFWLQRLHSESVMFITMDEETRQQRLLFFVIALSLIIIISLLALWRYTRFRSHAEAALQAETSFRRAMENSMSTGMRVLDMQGRIAYVNPAFCRMMGWNEADLLGKSTPFPYWVPGRYDEHQRTLDILMSGKTPSTGLEVEAQRRDGSRFTSRMYVSALRDPNGEQIGWMTSMTDITEPKRVREALAAAHERFMTVLEGLDDAISVVADTVNGRELLFANRTYRRLFGSQPQGHAELLAGRRGRFTEDSIEQYAPSVNSWFEVQHRMLVWTDGRRVRLQVARDITERRKHEEESRNQQEKIQLTSRLTTMGEMASSLAHELNQPLTAIANYNMAAVAMLKSGRATNESLLSALEKAANQAERAGKIVSRIREFVKRSEPRRQRVPVEEIVEHALDFAEIDARKRQIRIEAIIPDHIPHVLADPILIEQVLLNLVKNGLEAMNHSEHDLLTVEIKLQGQLVEFIVTDRGHGIQEPERLFEPFFSTKSEGLGMGLNICRTIIESHHGRLWAQANPEGGTLFHFTLPCAPQEPNDTPIKEELTV; from the coding sequence ATGCCCGAATTACCAAGCAAGTCTTTGCTTACCTCGTCTTTTTACGATAGCGCAAAATTCAAAAAACGCGGCCTGTACTGGATCACCCCCGTTTTTGTTCTGGTGCTGTATCTGCTGGTAATGGCCGGATTCTTCTGGCTGCAGCGCCTGCACAGCGAAAGCGTCATGTTCATCACCATGGACGAAGAAACCCGCCAGCAACGCCTGCTTTTTTTCGTCATCGCCCTCTCCCTCATTATTATTATCAGTTTGCTGGCGTTATGGCGCTATACGCGTTTTCGCTCACACGCCGAAGCGGCCCTGCAGGCCGAAACCAGTTTTCGCCGCGCCATGGAAAACTCCATGTCAACCGGCATGCGTGTGCTGGACATGCAGGGGCGTATCGCCTATGTTAACCCGGCTTTTTGCCGCATGATGGGATGGAACGAAGCAGACCTGCTCGGCAAAAGCACGCCCTTTCCCTATTGGGTACCTGGACGCTACGATGAGCACCAGCGCACGCTGGATATCCTCATGTCCGGCAAAACCCCCAGTACCGGCCTGGAAGTGGAAGCACAGCGACGCGACGGTTCGCGCTTCACTTCGCGCATGTACGTGTCTGCCCTGCGCGATCCCAATGGCGAGCAAATCGGCTGGATGACCTCCATGACCGACATTACCGAACCCAAGCGTGTACGCGAAGCGCTGGCCGCCGCTCACGAGCGCTTTATGACGGTACTCGAAGGGCTTGATGATGCCATTTCGGTCGTTGCCGATACCGTGAATGGTCGCGAATTGCTGTTTGCCAACCGTACCTATCGCCGTCTTTTCGGTTCCCAACCGCAGGGCCATGCCGAACTGCTGGCCGGCCGGCGTGGCCGTTTCACGGAAGACTCGATCGAGCAATACGCACCCAGCGTCAACAGCTGGTTTGAAGTGCAGCACCGCATGCTGGTGTGGACCGATGGCCGCCGCGTTCGCCTGCAGGTGGCACGCGATATTACCGAAAGACGCAAGCACGAAGAAGAATCACGCAACCAGCAGGAAAAAATCCAGCTCACCAGTCGCCTGACGACCATGGGGGAAATGGCCTCATCGCTGGCGCATGAACTGAATCAGCCGCTCACCGCCATCGCCAACTACAACATGGCGGCAGTCGCCATGCTCAAATCCGGACGGGCCACCAACGAGTCGCTGCTGTCTGCGCTGGAAAAGGCAGCCAACCAGGCTGAGCGCGCCGGCAAAATCGTCAGCCGCATCCGCGAATTCGTCAAGCGCAGTGAACCGCGTCGCCAGCGCGTACCGGTTGAAGAAATTGTCGAACATGCACTGGATTTTGCCGAGATCGATGCCCGCAAGCGGCAGATTCGCATCGAGGCCATCATTCCCGATCATATTCCCCATGTGCTGGCAGACCCGATTCTGATCGAGCAGGTACTGCTGAATCTGGTCAAGAACGGCCTGGAAGCCATGAACCACTCCGAGCATGATCTGCTGACCGTGGAAATCAAACTGCAGGGCCAGCTCGTTGAATTTATTGTGACGGATCGTGGCCATGGCATACAAGAGCCGGAACGACTGTTCGAGCCTTTTTTCAGTACGAAATCAGAAGGACTGGGAATGGGCCTGAATATTTGCCGCACCATTATTGAATCCCACCACGGCAGGCTGTGGGCACAGGCCAATCCGGAAGGAGGCACCCTGTTTCATTTCACTCTGCCCTGTGCTCCACAAGAGCCCAATGACACACCTATCAAAGAGGAATTAACCGTATGA
- a CDS encoding CvpA family protein, producing MTEFDYTCLGIIAVSGLLGLMRGFLKEAFSLIAYAAAFIGAIWWGPAVYPWVMQYINNALISMGIGYAVVFIAILLVVGLVNVTLATLIEATGLGPADQGLGIVFGIVRGVLIILILVVLAGYTPFPKEPWWVNARFSPMAMMAVQQIKLRLPDSIGSYLPY from the coding sequence GTGACCGAATTTGATTACACCTGCCTTGGGATCATTGCTGTCTCGGGGCTCCTTGGATTAATGAGAGGGTTTCTTAAAGAAGCCTTCTCATTAATTGCTTATGCTGCCGCATTTATCGGCGCGATCTGGTGGGGTCCCGCGGTTTATCCCTGGGTAATGCAATACATCAATAACGCGCTGATCAGCATGGGCATCGGGTATGCGGTGGTATTCATTGCCATCCTGCTGGTTGTCGGCCTGGTCAACGTGACCCTTGCCACCCTTATTGAGGCTACCGGTCTGGGGCCGGCCGATCAGGGGCTTGGTATTGTGTTCGGCATTGTCCGAGGCGTGCTGATTATCCTGATACTGGTTGTGCTCGCAGGATATACGCCATTTCCCAAAGAGCCATGGTGGGTTAACGCCAGATTTTCGCCGATGGCGATGATGGCAGTACAGCAAATCAAGCTGCGTCTGCCGGACAGTATCGGGTCTTATTTACCTTATTAG
- the folC gene encoding bifunctional tetrahydrofolate synthase/dihydrofolate synthase, producing MMSAAPTSKHSLADWLAYLESLHPTAIELGLDRVRTVAQRLQACEGGGVKIIVGGTNGKGSTCAMLESIYLAAGYKTGLYTSPHLIDFNERIRVRGELATDEQIVRQLALIETARGDISLTYFEYTTLAALLLFKEYQTDVAILEVGLGGRLDAVNIVDADCSIVTSVDVDHVEWLGDTREKIGWEKAHIFRKGKPAICSDPQPPQSVLDYAREIEADLWLFGHDFNYSADKQQWAFAGRHQRRNALAYPALRGANQLLNASAALAAIESLRDRLAVPQQSVRQGLIQAVLPGRFQIIPGQPTVVLDVAHNPQAAAVLAHNLDSMAYFPYTHAVVGMVNDKDCDEVIKKFGRKVDHWYCASLGGERSRSGEDIARRIRQQFPADAEGLPSVTVFDSPAAAYESAHSKAADNDRIVVFGSFLTVAAVLQHLGRPAV from the coding sequence ATTATGTCCGCCGCTCCTACTAGTAAGCACTCGCTGGCCGATTGGCTGGCCTATCTCGAATCCTTGCATCCCACGGCCATCGAGCTCGGTCTGGACCGGGTCAGAACGGTCGCCCAGCGCCTGCAGGCCTGTGAGGGTGGCGGTGTCAAAATCATTGTCGGTGGCACCAATGGCAAAGGCTCTACGTGTGCCATGCTCGAGTCTATCTATCTGGCGGCCGGGTACAAAACCGGGCTGTATACCTCTCCCCATCTTATCGACTTTAATGAACGCATCCGTGTTCGCGGTGAACTGGCTACAGACGAGCAGATCGTCCGGCAACTGGCGCTTATCGAGACCGCGCGCGGCGATATATCGCTAACGTATTTCGAATACACCACGCTGGCTGCGCTGTTGCTGTTCAAGGAATACCAGACCGATGTCGCGATTCTGGAAGTGGGGCTGGGCGGACGGCTCGATGCGGTCAATATCGTAGATGCGGATTGTTCGATTGTCACGAGCGTTGATGTTGATCATGTTGAATGGCTCGGGGATACGAGGGAAAAAATCGGCTGGGAAAAGGCGCATATTTTCCGCAAGGGTAAGCCGGCCATCTGCAGCGATCCGCAACCACCACAGTCGGTGCTGGACTACGCGCGTGAAATTGAAGCAGATTTGTGGTTGTTCGGGCACGACTTTAACTATTCGGCCGACAAACAGCAGTGGGCGTTTGCCGGCCGTCATCAGCGGCGTAATGCACTGGCGTATCCCGCTTTGCGTGGCGCCAATCAGTTGCTGAATGCGTCTGCCGCGCTTGCTGCAATCGAATCATTACGCGACAGGCTAGCCGTTCCCCAGCAATCGGTGCGTCAGGGCCTGATTCAGGCGGTGCTGCCCGGCCGTTTCCAGATTATTCCCGGCCAGCCTACCGTTGTGCTTGATGTGGCGCATAATCCGCAAGCTGCGGCCGTGCTGGCTCACAATCTGGACAGCATGGCCTATTTTCCCTATACCCATGCGGTGGTAGGGATGGTCAATGACAAGGATTGTGACGAAGTCATCAAAAAGTTTGGTCGCAAGGTGGATCACTGGTATTGTGCCAGCCTGGGTGGTGAGCGCAGTCGCAGCGGTGAGGATATCGCCCGGCGAATACGTCAGCAGTTTCCGGCAGACGCCGAAGGGTTACCAAGCGTTACCGTTTTCGATTCTCCGGCGGCTGCCTATGAATCTGCGCATTCAAAGGCCGCTGACAATGATAGAATAGTCGTGTTTGGCTCGTTTTTAACCGTGGCCGCCGTTTTACAGCATTTGGGACGACCAGCCGTCTGA